The following proteins are co-located in the Paenibacillus sp. FSL H8-0079 genome:
- a CDS encoding DAK2 domain-containing protein yields the protein MSIRSLNGTDFTAMVLAGAEQLGQHAEHVNSLNVFPVPDGDTGTNMNLTMSAGVAEIKRKSSASIGEAAGILSKGLLMGARGNSGVILSQLFRGFSRSAAPYEELNTLQFAAALQNGVDAAYKAVVKPVEGTILTVAKEAAKHANYYARRTNDITELMNEVLLKAKEALAMTPELLPVLKQVGVVDSGGQGLVYIYEGFMEVLLQSDGVNRTSLKKEVTPSVAASALKPAALAEVVVKKPAQQQVIAPEMPLSAQARLETEDIEFLYDMEFFINRELGENAGVAFDDEAFRKALSVNGDSIIIIADDEVIKVHVHSKTPGDVLNLALQYGEITQIHILNMREQHRDLLTAGMDIAPSPELFAEIPPEAARSLEEAVLPADEMAPYGFIAVSSGDGIAEIFQSLGVDVVLSGGQTMNPSTEDFVKAVRSIAAEQVFILPNNSNIVLAAEQARELLEDERRITVIPSKTIPQGMAAAFAFQEDESAETNRDQMLEAISRVQSGQVTHAVRDTQYDELDIKAGHYIGIHNSKIVATDETMLQACEGLLKQMMESGDEVVTILEGEEADPEVTAALAAWLEEQYPDAEVEVHLGGQPVYYYLFSVES from the coding sequence TTGAGTATACGTTCTTTAAATGGAACAGATTTCACCGCAATGGTACTTGCCGGAGCGGAACAACTTGGACAGCATGCAGAGCACGTCAATTCCCTGAATGTTTTCCCTGTGCCGGATGGTGACACGGGAACGAACATGAATTTGACAATGAGTGCAGGAGTTGCAGAGATTAAAAGAAAAAGTTCTGCCTCCATCGGCGAAGCTGCCGGTATTTTATCGAAAGGCTTGCTTATGGGCGCACGGGGAAATTCGGGAGTTATTCTATCGCAATTGTTCCGTGGATTTAGTCGTTCAGCTGCTCCCTATGAGGAACTGAATACGCTCCAATTCGCAGCAGCCCTGCAGAACGGTGTTGATGCAGCTTACAAAGCTGTCGTAAAGCCCGTTGAAGGGACCATTCTTACCGTAGCCAAGGAAGCGGCTAAACATGCCAATTACTACGCAAGACGGACGAATGATATTACTGAATTAATGAATGAAGTTTTGTTAAAAGCAAAAGAAGCACTGGCAATGACTCCGGAATTGCTGCCTGTACTGAAACAGGTTGGTGTTGTGGATTCAGGTGGTCAGGGGCTTGTATATATCTACGAGGGCTTTATGGAAGTATTGCTTCAAAGTGACGGAGTGAATCGTACTTCTTTGAAGAAAGAAGTAACTCCATCCGTGGCAGCATCTGCTTTGAAACCGGCTGCACTGGCAGAAGTGGTTGTCAAGAAACCTGCACAGCAGCAGGTGATTGCACCAGAGATGCCGTTGTCCGCTCAGGCGAGATTGGAAACGGAAGATATTGAATTCCTGTATGACATGGAATTCTTCATTAATCGTGAGCTTGGAGAGAACGCAGGAGTGGCATTCGATGACGAAGCATTCCGGAAAGCGTTGTCAGTAAATGGGGATTCAATCATTATCATTGCCGATGATGAAGTGATCAAAGTTCATGTCCATTCCAAGACACCAGGGGATGTTTTAAACCTGGCACTTCAATATGGTGAAATCACACAGATTCATATTCTCAATATGCGTGAACAGCATCGGGATCTCCTGACGGCAGGTATGGACATTGCTCCTTCACCTGAATTGTTTGCAGAGATTCCACCTGAGGCAGCGCGTAGCCTTGAAGAGGCTGTGCTTCCTGCGGATGAGATGGCACCGTACGGTTTTATTGCGGTATCCTCCGGTGATGGTATTGCAGAGATCTTCCAAAGTCTTGGCGTCGATGTCGTTCTGTCTGGTGGACAGACGATGAATCCAAGTACGGAGGATTTTGTGAAAGCCGTTCGTTCCATTGCTGCGGAGCAGGTATTTATACTCCCGAACAATTCTAACATTGTACTGGCTGCTGAGCAGGCTCGTGAATTGCTTGAAGACGAGCGTCGGATTACGGTCATTCCAAGCAAGACGATTCCACAGGGAATGGCTGCGGCTTTTGCTTTCCAAGAGGATGAGTCTGCAGAAACGAACCGTGACCAGATGCTCGAGGCGATTAGCCGGGTGCAATCCGGTCAAGTGACTCATGCGGTTCGCGATACGCAATACGATGAATTAGATATTAAGGCGGGGCACTATATCGGTATTCATAACTCCAAAATTGTAGCGACGGATGAAACCATGCTTCAAGCATGTGAAGGTCTGCTCAAGCAGATGATGGAGAGTGGAGATGAAGTGGTGACGATCCTTGAAGGGGAAGAAGCTGACCCTGAGGTTACCGCTGCCCTCGCTGCATGGCTTGAAGAACAGTATCCTGATGCTGAGGTAGAGGTACATCTTGGAGGACAGCCTGTGTACTATTACTTGTTCTCCGTGGAGTCCTAA
- a CDS encoding DegV family protein, with amino-acid sequence MSHKVAIVTDSTADIPEELIRKYGVHIVPLRVLFGEETYADGVDLTSEQFYEKLKKVSVLPTTSQPSPTDFMNVYQALLDENPERPIVSIHLSSGMSGTYQSAMLGKSLLEREGDITVLDSKSASYGYGLMVVQAAELAEQGKSAVEIAAAIEGMQQSRKLFFLVDTLEYLQKGGRIGKASAILGTLLNIKPILSIDEEGVIYAVEKVRGHKKAMARIIELFQKDLAGKRVNLAVGHTADPGSAIACAEQLRGHFTLNEVIYTNIGAVIGSHVGPGVIAIFMWPVPE; translated from the coding sequence ATGAGCCACAAGGTTGCAATTGTAACGGACAGTACGGCAGATATTCCAGAAGAACTCATTCGCAAATACGGGGTTCACATTGTTCCGCTGCGTGTTCTGTTCGGGGAAGAAACGTATGCGGACGGCGTTGATCTGACTTCGGAACAGTTCTATGAAAAATTGAAGAAGGTATCTGTGTTGCCTACAACTTCACAGCCATCTCCAACGGATTTCATGAATGTATATCAGGCACTGCTTGATGAGAACCCGGAACGTCCGATTGTATCGATCCACCTGTCATCCGGCATGAGTGGTACCTATCAATCGGCCATGCTCGGCAAGTCTTTGCTGGAGCGTGAGGGTGACATCACCGTGCTGGATTCGAAGTCAGCATCTTATGGATACGGTCTGATGGTAGTACAGGCTGCTGAACTTGCCGAACAGGGCAAGTCAGCAGTCGAAATCGCTGCCGCTATTGAAGGGATGCAACAATCTCGTAAATTGTTCTTTCTCGTTGATACCCTTGAGTATCTGCAAAAGGGCGGTCGGATTGGCAAAGCTTCAGCCATCTTGGGAACGTTGCTTAACATTAAGCCGATCCTGTCTATTGATGAAGAAGGCGTGATCTATGCAGTTGAGAAAGTCAGAGGTCATAAAAAAGCAATGGCACGCATTATTGAACTGTTCCAGAAGGATCTTGCAGGCAAACGGGTGAACCTGGCGGTAGGTCATACCGCAGACCCGGGATCAGCGATCGCTTGTGCAGAGCAGCTGCGTGGTCATTTTACACTGAATGAAGTGATCTATACCAATATCGGAGCCGTAATAGGCAGTCATGTTGGACCTGGTGTCATTGCGATCTTTATGTGGCCTGTTCCGGAATGA